The following proteins are co-located in the Candida dubliniensis CD36 chromosome 3, complete sequence genome:
- a CDS encoding uncharacterized protein yhr134w homologue, putative (Similar to S. cerevisiae WSS1;~In S. cerevisiae: suggested role in DNA damage response, processing stalled or collapsed replication forks), whose protein sequence is MVKEGHGAFPVPKANDPPPPANIKKIGALKRFSNDAYAKSLLYEAARLVAPIIHEQKFKVGKLYEMYPDKAELLGLNVNHGQKIYLRLREHHNDRSFLPMGDIVGTLLHELTHNVYSAHDNKFYKFLDKLKSRYDDIHCRGAKTKYLCEENKVGRGVLLSGSLVSVREQRLKLLNKPKFANETKVLGSDSKINRPIGSSPRDLRQAILEAAERRLRDSKWCHSENAETESVPKEDEYDIT, encoded by the coding sequence ATTTCCTGTTCCTAAAGCCAATGATCCTCCACCTCCTGCAAATATAAAGAAGATTGGGGCGTTGAAACGTTTTTCAAATGATGCCTATGCAAAGTCTTTGCTATACGAAGCAGCAAGATTGGTCGCCCCAATAATACACGAGCAGAAATTCAAAGTTGGAAAACTATATGAAATGTATCCCGATAAGGCTGAACTACTTGGTCTCAATGTCAATCACGGACAAAAGATATACCTACGGTTAAGAGAACATCACAATGATAGACTGTTTCTTCCGATGGGCGATATAGTGGGGACATTACTTCATGAATTAACACACAATGTGTATAGTGCTCATGATAATAAGTTCTACAAGTTTTTGGACAAGCTAAAGTCGAGATACGATGACATACATTGTAGGGGAGCCAAAACAAAGTATTTATGCGAGGAAAACAAAGTGGGCAGAGGTGTGCTATTGTCTGGTAGTTTAGTGTCGGTCAGAGAGCAGAGGCTCAAGCTATTAAACAAACCCAAGTTTGCAAATGAAACCAAAGTTTTAGGGCTGGATTCTAAGATTAATAGACCTATTGGTAGTTCTCCAAGGGATCTTAGACAAGCCATTCTAGAGGCCGCAGAACGTCGGTTGAGGGATTCAAAATGGTGTCATAGTGAAAACGCCGAAACAGAAAGTGTTCCTAAAGAAGATGAGTACGACATAACCTAG
- a CDS encoding NADH-ubiquinone oxidoreductase subunit, putative, whose amino-acid sequence MSGGPVPVWKKYTTRPQGIWEKIRQLLVLVPNRSSGNPLVSLFRQIPPGERIKEAQNYKDPVTIPAGDIKGNPYFKRDYRRNYPQVHTFNQTKISGLLNLGSESNPRISIGEKGSKELAVFTNGQDVSLASTLKSVPASVVKGEILGRSGEPIVAPSLNKFKWEILPEPVHGMYSEAYPCRIFTEKKARQQSSA is encoded by the coding sequence ATGTCAGGAGGTCCAGTTCCAGTTTGGAAGAAATATACTACCAGACCACAGGGTATTTGGGAAAAAATAAGACAgcttttggttttggtgcCAAATAGATCATCTGGTAATCCTTTAGTATCATTGTTTAGACAAATTCCACCTGGTGAAAGAATCAAAGAAGCACAGAATTATAAGGACCCTGTTACCATACCAGCAGGTGATATTAAAGGGAATCCATATTTCAAGAGGGATTATAGAAGAAATTACCCACAAGTTCACACATTTaaccaaaccaaaatcTCTGGTTTGTTGAATTTGGGTTCTGAATCAAACCCAAGAATTTCCATTGGCGAGAAGGGAAGCAAAGAATTGGCTGTGTTTACAAATGGACAGGACGTTAGTTTGGCATCCACTTTGAAATCTGTGCCTGCATCTGTGGTGAAGGGAGAAATTTTGGGTAGGTCAGGAGAACCAATTGTTGCGCCatcattaaacaaatttaaatgGGAAATTTTACCTGAACCTGTTCATGGTATGTATTCTGAGGCTTACCCATGCCGTATATTCACAGAGAAGAAAGCACGTCAACAATCTTCTGCTTAA
- a CDS encoding uncharacterized protein Igo2 homologue, putative (Similar to S. cerevisiae IGO2) — protein sequence MSYSEEDPLSEPTNTQHLDLSKLSPQELRIYKMYGKLPTTQQILSSKFQDKKYFDSGDYAMQKQMGGGLKSGIPGGMSMKHPNAERMKEMSVRNSISATNAQVLLNGKSGLLNERTAPKDENGDDQTK from the coding sequence ATGTCATATAGTGAAGAAGATCCTTTGAGTGAACCAACGAACACTCAACATTTGGATTTGTCTAAGTTATCGCCACAGGAGTTAAGAATCTATAAAATGTATGGGAAATTACCCACTACCCAACAGATCTTGTCATCCAAATTCCAAGATAAGAAATACTTTGACAGTGGAGACTATGCTATGCAAAAACAAATGGGTGGTGGTTTAAAGAGTGGTATACCTGGTGGAATGTCTATGAAACATCCGAATGCCGAAAGAATGAAGGAAATGTCAGTTCGAAATTCAATCAGTGCAACAAACGCCCAAGTTCTTTTGAATGGAAAGTCGGGATTGTTAAATGAAAGAACTGCCCCAAAAGATGAGAATGGGGATGACCAGACTAAATAA
- a CDS encoding methylenetetrahydrofolate reductase, putative (Similar to S. cerevisiae MET13;~In S. cerevisiae: catalyzes the reduction of 5,10-methylenetetrahydrofolate to 5-methyltetrahydrofolate in the methionine biosynthesis pathway) yields MKISEKLSQAHRGSKPPPATFSFEFFVPKTSQGVQNLYDRMDRMYDLNPIFIDITWNAGGRSSTLTNEMVYTAQSTLGLETCMHLTCTNMKVELIDEALEKAYKSGCQNILALRGDPPLDGSESTGDFKYAKDLIKYIHKKYGNHFNIGVAGYPEGHPEEEDEQKTLQYLKEKCDAGADFIITQMFYDVENFVSWCSKLRKIGVDIPIIPGIMPISTYAAFIRRAKWSEIVIPQHFLDALDPIKDDDFLVRERGTELVSEMCNKLLQSGYVNHLHFYTMNLEKATVMILEKLNLIEAIKSHDVVGGSELPWRKSLHPERSKESIRPIFWQHRKYSYISRTATWDEFPNGRWGDSRSPAFGDIDLCASELLRQSPKKAFELWGLPQSLADLSGIIINYLKGDLKSLPWSDGPVGDDTRVIVDDLIYLNQHGFFTMNSQPALNAVKSSEKVFGWGPKNGYVYQKQYLEFFCHKDVVSKLLDQVEEFNIKGAESSSAFISYYAVDKDGNLSTNCKDDDINAVTWGVFPGEEILQPTIVEKTSFLAWKDEVYRLFTEWAKIASSNLVEADQTQVNEFVRLMKKFGDEFVLCNLVNNDFVDGNSTLFDLIKRLNVNDLN; encoded by the coding sequence ATGAAGATATCTGAAAAATTAAGTCAAGCTCATAGGGGATCAAAACCTCCACCAGCGACATTTTCGTTTGAATTTTTCGTTCCCAAAACTTCACAAGGGGTGCAAAACTTGTACGATAGAATGGATAGAATGTATGATTTGAATCCGATATTTATAGATATCACTTGGAATGCAGGAGGCAGATCATCCACTTTGACCAACGAAATGGTATACACTGCACAATCAACTTTGGGTTTAGAGACATGTATGCATTTGACATGTACTAACATGAAAGTcgaattgattgatgaagCTTTGGAAAAGGCTTATAAGTCTGGTTGTCAAAACATTTTAGCATTGAGAGGAGACCCACCTTTGGATGGATCGGAATCTACAGGTGATTTCAAATATGCTAAAGATTTGATCAAGTATATTCATAAAAAATATGGCAACCACTTTAATATTGGTGTGGCAGGCTACCCTGAAGGTCATCCAGAAGAAGAGGATGAGCAGAAAACATTGcaatatttgaaagaaaaatgtgACGCTGGAGctgatttcattattactCAAATGTTTTATGATGTTGAGAACTTTGTTTCTTGGTGTAGCAAATTACGCAAAATTGGAGTTGATATCCCAATCATTCCAGGTATTATGCCTATTTCTACTTATGCTGCATTTATAAGAAGAGCCAAGTGGTCTGAAATAGTTATTCCACAGCACTTTCTAGATGCATTAGACCCCATcaaagatgatgattttttggtAAGAGAACGAGGAACAGAATTGGTTAGTGAAATGtgtaataaattattacaatcTGGATATGTCAATCATTTGCATTTTTACACCATGAATTTGGAAAAAGCCACTGTTATGATTTTGGAGAAATTGAATCTTATTGAAGCTATCAAATCGCACGATGTTGTTGGTGGATCTGAATTACCTTGGAGAAAATCATTGCATCCAGAAAGATCTAAGGAATCGATTCGTCCGATTTTTTGGCAACATAGAAAGTACTCTTATATTTCAAGAACAGCAACTTGGGATGAATTTCCTAATGGTAGATGGGGTGACTCGAGATCTCCTGCTTTCGGTGACATTGATTTGTGTGCTAGTGAATTATTGAGACAGTCACCTAAAAAAGCTTTCGAATTGTGGGGTCTTCCACAATCATTGGCCGATTTGAGTGggataattatcaattatttaaagGGTGATTTGAAGTCGTTACCATGGTCTGATGGTCCTGTAGGTGATGATACTAGggttattgttgatgacTTGATATATTTGAATCAACACGGATTTTTTACTATGAATTCACAACCTGCATTGAATGCAGTCAAATCGTCTGAGAAAGTTTTTGGCTGGGGTCCCAAAAATGGCTATGTGTATCAAAAACAGTATTTGGAGTTCTTTTGTCATAAAGATGTCGTTTCCAAGTTGTTAGATCAAGTTGAGGAATTCAACATAAAAGGAGCAGAATCTTCGTCAGCTTTTATTTCGTATTATGCTGTGGATAAAGATGGCAATTTAAGTACAAATTGTAAAGATGATGACATTAATGCTGTCACTTGGGGTGTATTTCCAGGAGAAGAAATTCTTCAGCCAACAATTGTTGAGAAAACTTCATTCTTGGCATGGAAGGATGAAGTTTATAGATTGTTCACTGAATGGGCCAAGATTGCCAGTAGCAATTTAGTTGAAGCTGATCAAACACAAGTAAACGAATTTGTCCgattaatgaaaaagttCGGAGatgaatttgttttgtgCAATTTGGTAAAcaatgattttgttgatggcAATTCCACcctttttgatttgatcaagCGTTTGAAtgttaatgatttgaattaa
- a CDS encoding killer toxin-resistance protein precursor, putative (Similar to S. cerevisiae KRE5;~In S. cerevisiae: required for beta-1,6 glucan biosynthesis) has translation MSVIRYILYAIAVTILLNFVKATENNNFKVELETQWSNIDFLPNFIEAIAGFNESLYEQTIENIFGLSDNDEVLEDDASDQEIYSTVANSLRLADEDMDFVNFDLVYKKHTPRVAAHYDHYSDVLAKFGDRLKRECAKDSFGNTVETKNGQIQTWLLYNDKIYCSANDLFALRTDSSSNSTLLFDRVIGKSKNAPLLILYGNPTEESTKDFLKVLYPEAKAGKLKFVWRYIPSATKKLDSIPGFGVTLKMENYDYSYSEANPKYDLSRDFTKINESQELVSVNEKHLYELGVKLTSFILSNRYKTAKYDLLNTILTNFPKFIPYIARSPKLLNHEKVKSKVLGNEDIGLSQDSYGIYINGSPIHPLELDIYNLGSRIKEELQTVKDLVKLGFDVVQAKLLIAKFALLSAVKQTQFRNGNTLMGNNENRFKVYENEFKKGSSEKGGVLFFNNVESDNTFKEYTTNREEAYLGVGSYKLKPNQIPLLKENVHDLIFALNFGNKHQLRVFFTLSKVILDSGIPQQVGVLPVIGDDPMDEMLAKKFYWIAEKSSTQEALAILYKYFESDGPDEAADLLDKVEVPEDFKVDYDHVLNKFSIATASVIFNGVIYDLRAPNWQIAMSKQISQDISLIKTFLRQGPIEGKLKDLLYSNAKSERNLRIIPLEPSDIIYKKIDKELINNSIAFKKLDKEQGVSGTFWLVSDFARPEMITQLIDLLSLLKRKSIQVRVINTGDADFSEKLETDFKLTTLTNGQIDEIIEILEDSNISKAPNDGLRELLVTKQLPAHHSFLLFNSRYFRLDTAFEYEELDQIIEFEISQRLNLIPDVIEAYPDEFMSKKVSDFNSMLSGLDNMDWFDLMTSIVTKSFHVDDKRFIVDVSRFDFSSLDFSNSIDVKTYKENNPVDVLIILNPMDEYSQRLLSIVSSITQFSFLNIRILLQPRVDSKEEIKIHKFYRGVYPHAKPKFDSNGKWIQHYSSQFESIPSDVTYSTELDVPHKWIIVPQMSSIDLNNIYFNNHHSVNIKYSLKNILIEGYARDIRTGKAPDGLIFRAFNKNYSTDTSVMTSLDYFQIKAYPSIFNFSTTSNYTLLSASENKYQTNIEELESIEVPVFKIDGSTIYPRVKKSDNKKAMPMRRHAEINIFTIAGGQLYEKLTSIMIASVRKHNHRSTIKFWILEDFVSPQFKHLMKLISIKYNVEYEFISYKWPNFLRRQKSKERIIWGYKILFLDVLFPQDLDKIIFIDADQICRADLTELINMDLEGAPYGFTPMCDSREEMEGYRFWKEGYWSDVLKDDLKYHISALFVVDLQKFRSIKAGDRLRAHYQKLSSDPNSLSNLDQDLPNNMQRSIKIFSLPQSWLWCETWCSDKSLKDAKMIDLCNNPLTKENKLDTAKRLIPEWTGYEQEIESLVSLVQNDSAKEVSEEIESDVEKEVDHSDKNEEEEEDDDGDDYFHDEL, from the coding sequence ATGTCAGTTATAAGGTATATCCTCTATGCCATTGCGGTTActattttattgaattttgtcAAAGCTACCGAAAATAACAACTTCAAAGTCGAACTTGAAACGCAGTGGAGCAATATTGATTTCCTTCCCAACTTTATCGAGGCAATCGCTGGCTTCAATGAATCCTTGTATGAACAgacaattgaaaacatttttGGCTTAAGCGATAATGATGAGGTATTAGAAGATGATGCTTCAGATCAAGAAATATATTCTACCGTGGCCAATTCACTCAGGTTAGCAGATGAAGATATGGATTTTGTTAACTTTGATTTGGTTTACAAAAAACATACACCACGAGTAGCCGCCCATTACGATCACTACTCTGATGTTTTGGCTAAGTTTGGGGATCGACTCAAAAGAGAATGTGCCAAAGATTCCTTTGGAAACACGGTGGAAACAAAAAACGGCCAAATACAAACGTGGCTATTATATAATGACAAGATATATTGTTCAGCTAATGATTTGTTTGCATTACGAACAGACTCGAGTTCTAATTCCACACTTTTATTTGATAGGGTTATtggaaaatcaaagaatGCACCTTTGTTAATTTTATATGGAAACCCCACTGAAGAGCTGACTAAAGATTTCCTTAAAGTATTGTATCCAGAAGCAAAGGCTGGGAAATTGAAGTTTGTGTGGAGGTATATTCCACTGGCAActaaaaaattggattcGATTCCCGGATTCGGTGTAACATTGAAAATGGAGAATTAtgattattcttattcAGAAGCAAATCCAAAATACGATTTGAGTAGAGATTTCACCAAAATTAACGAATCGCAAGAGTTGGTCCTGGTCAATGAAAAACATTTGTATGAACTAGGCGTTAAATTGACCTCCTTTATTTTATCCAATCGCTACAAGACTGCAAAATACGACCTTTTAAATACCATTTTAACCAACTTTCCCAAGTTTATTCCTTATATTGCACGGCTGCCAAAATTACTAAATCATGAAAAAGTTAAATCAAAAGTGCTTGGAAATGAAGATATAGGATTATCACAAGATTCTTATGGGATCTATATCAATGGATCTCCAATTCATCCACTAGAATTAGATATCTACAATTTAGGTAGCAGGATAAAGGAGGAATTACAGACAGTAAAAGATTTAGTGAAACTTGGTTTTGATGTTGTACAAGCAAAGCTCTTGATAGCAAAATTTGCTCTACTTTCAGCAGTTAAACAAACGCAATTTCGAAATGGGAATACATTGATGGGCAACAATGAGAATAGATTTAAAGTGTACGAAAACGAATTTAAAAAGGGCAGCTCGGAGAAGGGTggagttttgttttttaacAATGTTGAATCAGACAACACATTCAAGGAGTACACCACTAATCGTGAGGAGGCTTATTTAGGAGTTGGGTCTTATAAACtcaaaccaaatcaaatacCATTGTTGAAAGAGAACGTtcatgatttaatttttgcTTTGAACTTTGGAAACAAACATCAATTGCGTGTGTTTTTCACTTTGTCTAAGGTGATTTTGGACTCAGGTATACCTCAACAGGTTGGAGTTTTACCTGTTATAGGGGACGACCCAATGGATGAAATGCTTGCCAAAAAGTTTTATTGGATTGCTGAGAAATCAAGCACACAAGAGGCATTAGCAATCTTGTATAAGTATTTTGAATCAGATGGTCCAGATGAAGCTGCtgatttattagataaAGTGGAAGTACCTGAGGATTTTAAGGTAGATTACGATCATGTGTTAAACAAGTTTTCTATAGCTACTGCTTCAGTTATCTTCAATGGGGTTATCTACGACTTAAGGGCACCAAACTGGCAGATTGCTATGAGCAAACAAATATCCCAAGACATTTCACTTATTAAAACTTTCTTGAGACAGGGGCCCATAGAGGGTAAATTGAAAGATCTTCTTTATTCCAATGCAAAGTCAGAACGGAATTTGCGTATCATTCCGTTGGAGCCTAGTGACATCATATACAAGAAAATTGACAAGgaattaataaacaattcaattgcTTTCAAAAAGTTAGATAAAGAGCAGGGTGTGTCGGGAACATTTTGGTTAGTGTCTGATTTTGCAAGACCAGAAATGATTACTCAATTGATAGATTTGTTACTGCTTCTCAAAAGGAAATCAATTCAAGTGAGAGTTATTAATACCGGGGATGCGGATTTTTctgaaaaattggaaactGATTTTAAATTGACAACATTAACAAACGGacaaattgatgaaattattgagATTTTGGAAGATTCTAACATTTCGAAAGCGCCCAATGATGGATTGAGAGAATTGCTTGTGACTAAGCAACTACCTGCTCatcattcttttttgttattcAATTCTAGATATTTTAGATTGGATACAGCTTTTGAGTACGAGGAATTGGATCAAATAATAGAGTTTGAAATATCTCAAAGATTGAACCTAATCCCAGATGTCATAGAGGCATATCCGGATGAGTTTATGTCAAAAAAGGTTAGTGATTTTAATCTGATGTTGTCCGGTTTAGACAATATGGACTGGTTTGATTTGATGACTTCCATTGTGACAAAATCATTTCACGTTGACGACAAAagatttattgttgatgttaGTAGATTTGATTTCAGCTCATTGGATTTTTCGAATTCGATTGATGTAAAAACttacaaagaaaataatcCGGTTGatgtattaataattttgaaccCCATGGACGAATATTCTCAAAGATTGTTAAGCATTGTGAGTAGTATTACACAATTTCTGTTTTTGAACATCAGAATCCTCCTTCAACCAAGAGTGGATCTGAAAGAGGAGATCAAAATTCACAAGTTTTATCGCGGTGTGTATCCCCATGCAAAGCCCAAGTTTGACTCTAATGGCAAATGGATCCAGCATTATTCATCACAATTTGAAAGTATTCCATCCGATGTGACATATTCTACTGAATTAGATGTACCGCACAAGTGGATAATTGTTCCTCAAATGAGCTCAATAGATTTGAACAACATTTATTTCAACAATCACCACTCGGTTAACATCAAATACTCCCTAAAGAACATCTTAATTGAAGGATATGCTAGAGATATTCGTACTGGGAAAGCTCCTGATGGCTTAATCTTCAGAGcttttaataaaaactaCTCAACTGATACTTCAGTAATGACTTCCTTGGACTATTTCCAAATTAAAGCATACCCTAGTATTTTCAACTTTAGTACTACCTCAAATTATACGTTGTTATCAGCATcagaaaataaatatcaaaCTAATATCGAGGAATTAGAAAGCATTGAGGTGCCagtttttaaaattgatggatCGACCATATATCCAAGGGTAAAGAAATCTGACAACAAGAAGGCCATGCCTATGAGAAGACATGcagaaataaatatttttacGATTGCAGGTGGCCAACTTTATGAAAAGTTGACTAGCATTATGATTGCGTCAGTAAGAAAACATAATCATAGGCTGACAATAAAATTCTGGATATTGGAAGATTTCGTTTCTCCGCAGTTCAAACACTTAATGAAGCttatttcaataaaatataatgttGAGTATGAGTTTATTAGTTACAAATGGCCCAATTTCTTGAGAAGACAAAAATctaaagaaagaataattTGGGGGTATAAGATATTGTTTCTAGATGTCTTGTTCCCACAAGatcttgataaaattatattcattGACGCTGATCAAATATGTAGGGCCGATTTGACAGAATTGATTAACATGGATCTTGAAGGTGCCCCATACGGATTTACCCCAATGTGTGATTCTCGTGAAGAAATGGAAGGGTACAGATTTTGGAAGGAAGGGTACTGGTCAGATGTTTTGAAGGatgatttaaaatatcataTTAGTGCATTGTTTGTGGTTGATTTGCAAAAATTCAGATCCATAAAAGCCGGAGACAGATTGAGAGCACATTATCAAAAGCTTTCAAGTGATCCAAATTCGTTGAGCAACTTAGATCAAGACTTGCCCAATAATATGCAAAGACtgattaaaatatttagtTTGCCTCAAAGCTGGCTCTGGTGTGAAACATGGTGCTCAGATAAAAGCTTGAAAGACGCAAAAATGATTGATCTTTGCAACAATCCGTTaactaaagaaaataagCTAGATACTGCTAAAAGATTAATTCCTGAATGGACTGGGTACGAGcaagaaattgaatctTTGGTGTCATTAGTGCAGAATGATTCCGCCAAAGAAGTTTCTGAAGAAATCGAGAGTGATGTCGAGAAAGAGGTTGATCATCTGGacaaaaatgaagaagaagaagaagatgatgatggcGATGATTACTTTCACGATGAGTTATAG
- a CDS encoding autophagy-related E2-like-conjugating enzyme, putative (Similar to S. cerevisiae ATG10), whose amino-acid sequence MITNQEFNDSIEEFISIILENLKLKGTDFGFSVGNHYVNKWATNKMYSFISVSVKRLRIDFTISFDDLYNVPLFNMRLYDNDTFLTSPMTQNTLAVGLSAVDLQNHHLFHQPWLQVHPCETSQTIDDHLKNFPVCKYNSGIQYLCCWFGLYGLPCIFPQFSVRPNIY is encoded by the coding sequence ATGATTACAAATCAGGAGTTCAATGACAGTATAGAAGAGttcatttcaattatattagAGAACTTGAAGTTGAAAGGCACAGACTTTGGATTTTCTGTTGGTAATCACTACGTGAATAAATGGGCCACCAACAAAATGTATAGCTTTATCAGTGTTTCCGTGAAACGCCTTCGTATAGATTTTACAATTTCTTTTGACGACTTGTATAATGTGCCGTTGTTCAACATGAGATTATACGACAATGATACGTTTCTAACATCACCAATGACTCAAAATACGTTGGCAGTTGGGTTATCTGCTGTTGATTTACAAAACCATCACCTTTTTCACCAGCCTTGGTTGCAAGTGCATCCATGTGAAACGCTGcaaacaattgatgatcatttgaaaaattttcccGTCTGTAAATATAACCTGGGTATACAGTATTTATGCTGCTGGTTTGGGTTATACGGCTTGCCTTGTATATTCCCACAATTCAGCGTAAGaccaaatatatattaa